Genomic window (Bombyx mori chromosome 9, ASM3026992v2):
aaaccgcatcaaaatccgttgcgtagttttaaagatttaagcatacataaggatatagggacagagaaagcgactttgttttatactatgtagtgattaaacGTATCTCATTACAGGAATACAATGAAATATCATCGAAATCGTTAGCATTCATCCTAGAAGATATGGGAGAGTTGGAAGCGGCTGAAGTTATAAGAAGATACGTTGAATAAATTCTATCGAATTTATTTTGATCGCAAATTTATTAACACTTTGACCTGTTAATGCACTTACGTGAGCCCGTGACTTGAAACTGTTTTTCTTAAAACCGAGAACCCAATTGTTGTATTCACTTATAAACATTTGGATTATTAGtgattgttaaatatttaaatatatattttttattatagatgtAGATACAATGATAATCacaatttacatattaatttaaagtttatagCATTAATGTATATAATAAGTCTGCAACAAAATTGTATTTAGCAAAGAATTaggtacatacattttttttatttaaattaatcgtATCCTATGAGAGTATTTGAATTGTCTTATTATCTagtcatttattaaaaaacaaaattttggtTTTGGGAAAAAAATTCAACCCACAATTTCTATTCTTTAAAatcttttaaacaaaaaatttatgaTTGGATTTGCTGTGTGGTCACATGAGAAgtaatattgttattgttttatcaCGTTCGCCCTTGTATTGCATTCGAAATGGAATACGAATAGGCGGCTCTACGTTGGAAGGAACATCTTTAGTTGGAATGTTCAAAATAATACCTGAAATTTCCTCAAGCGGATATTGtaagtttaattttatgtatacattttaatgacaattttgtaatatttgaaattattatgtGGTTGTAGTGaggaaattttaatataatcgtGTAACGATAattatctatgttttttttagaattcACGTATAAAAcctatatcttaaaaaaaaaaaacaaaaatcaatcaatcataTGGGCAGAGACGTAACCCCTTACATTgatgatgtccatgagtgacggtgactacttaccatgAAATGAGCTGTATGCCCATCAGCTTAAAAAGGTAATgaaagaaacgaatctaaaatattatttattacaccaCAGGATATGTCCCGTTAAAAGTTAAAgataataacgacatacctatacatacattattattttcattgtgaTTATGTTAGgtgtttaaatttacataatgGTATTTTTTAGTCAAGTATAATAGGCCCGGTATACTTCTTAACTACTTAACTCTCCGACGGGTCGATCGAgatccacgatgaaggaataacaccgtttaataaaaagaaactcGCAAATTTTCGCAATTACTGTTGGTAGCGCTTATTGTAAATCTACATGCTTAGCACCACTGTCCGACcaatataataggttgggggaaaaagtcttttcgcattatagtatgtatgaacttgtaataaagtctctttggctatactatatgtatctggctggttttggtatcattaaaagtttaaattttaaagaagataattccaaattcaaattaggaaattttcgtactgtcaagctGAGTGagtctaatgaagaaattcgatacattttaaaattttactacaaaaaaggtaaaaatgcaacacaagccgcgaaaaaaaattgcgatgtttatggacctagtgtgtcctagtgcagtgtctgcgagagtagcacaaattagGTTTTaacgttttcaatccggaaatgttgatgtcaaaatcaaacccgcaaaattataatttgcgtaatcactgatggtaggaccctttttgagtctgcacgggtaggtaggtaccaccaccccgtctatttctgccgtgaagcagtaatgcgtttcggtttgaagggtggggcagccgttgtaactatactgagaccttagaacttatctcaaggtgggtggcgaatttacgttgtagatgcctatgggctccagtaagcacttaacaccaggtgggctgtgagctcgtccacccatataagtaataaaaaaaaaaagtcaaagatgcacgtcgcccGTTTGCGGAGGGatataaaatggatgccatttttgaaaaagtggagcaagatcggcatatcagtagttacgacgtagctgaagaactggtaactgaccacaaaacagttttagtgcatttgaaaaaaaaactgggtacacaaaaaaggtcGGTATTTgggaagccccaaaatttctatagcaatgggatcatgtctctACCtataagatggcaaaaagttatcgaacaaaatggtatctacatactttagttaaacgtaaataaaccatatttaaaaaaattttaattttttttttaaaatgcgaagaaactttttccccaacctattatgtcgcgaagcagtaatgcgttccactTTGAAAGGTGGGTAGCCGTTATACTAAACAATTGAGGCAATGACTTGATCTCTCTGGGCTCTGAAAATCACATAACTGGGTGTGTCTTTATAAGAAATGCATGGCTCTTTTCATTGGGTTAAATTACTTTTCAGGCACACTAAATGAGATAATTGTGTTCAACTTGCTCAATAGTTTAGCTTTATGTTAGTTTAGtatatatctaaataataataaatactttcgCAGAAAAATTTAtctattaatttcataaatcatGAAATGATGACCTTTTATGTCTAGAAAACTTTTGCAATGatcttttatttacaaaagtaacgcaaaatatctttttaaatttactaattgTAGACAAAACACTTCAGTGAACAATAAACGTATGCATGTAAATTTTACTGCCAAGATAACAACtacctttcatttttatttttgtgactGCACACTGAAATATACTGTGTACTTTGcacacaaaattaattaatttatcaacATTCACCAATATGGTTTCCATAAAGTGAAATACAGTAAAACATAGctatattattgatataataaaaGATGACCACGCTTTGCTGCTATTGTGCCACTAATGAtataacttaattaaaatactcTCATACTGAATGAGTTAAAACGCTCACTAAATCCTGGGTACACTTGATTATTTTTGTTAGTAATTGGATTAACTTTTCGGGTGAATGCAGGTAAAACtttcaattgaaattaaaatatttcaagttTTAAGAACCCTTCGAAGCTTCGTAGTTTCGTTATGCTGAGAatcattctaaaagaaaattttatcgGCACTGTAGCCAAGGTCTTATCGAGGTCTAtcgatgtatttttaatattaatgatgaAAACGTATTTAAATAAGTTACGTAATTTTAATGTTCTATACAATATAATTTCGCTATTCGAGGCTTTAACCAGAAACAATTAGGTAGGTATGAATAGAAAAGTTTATCGAACATTCGACGTTCTTAAAAAGTAACTAAAAAAGATTTCATCATAAAAGTGTTACTATAAATAAtacgtgtttttgttttaaacaaaaaatatataattgtagGTTTTACAAAAACTGGATTTTTTTACATACCTAATGTCATATTTATAaacttacatacaataaattaatgtaatgttACACTGATTTCAGATTGtttaaattaaacagtaaacataattatatttctaaatGTACCTATTTATGTTAACTTAATTATTGCGCATGTAGTTTTGATATATGGTGATTTTAAAGCTTAATAAGTTAGTTAATTATAACTATTCAATCGTGCCTTAATACagacaattttatatttgtgcGAAGAAAAAATACAGCTCTAGGCAATAATGGTATAGTAAAAAGTTAAGTCTTTTTACTATAACATCATTGGCTCTAGGTTATAAGACTAAGTTAAacgttgtttaaataaaatattattaaaatagaagTAAATGAATTAAggtaatttaagttttttttttactcgaaCCACCTTCACAATGGCTAATGTAtgtttagtttaataaaaatatttgcgtCGCACTCTCCGTCGTAATTATCAGTAATTGACGAGTTCGATAAGGACGCTGATCGGTGCTTGAAAGGCCTAACGGGAGTAACGGACGACGACGGCTTTGCGCtgccccgtcgcctgggtcaGATATTTATAATTAGCGGCGCTCATGATAAAGGGGTTAATATGCCCATTGTTCTGGTCTAGTAGTCTCCTATAAGTTATAGAACTCAGTAAATTGCGTTTGTTgactcattcccgatcctgcggacagaatggaaagcagtcgacgtcgcccaaaacacgtcatctcggatcctcccgatccactaacggtgcttttaggtacttcaagcaccggtcaccgttctcgtcgaacccgtcgcttgcgacgaagggctcgacgagtaaattaactctcagacacagcccactgagtttctcgccggatcttctcagtgggtcgcgtttccgatccggtggtagattctgcgaagcacggctcttgctagggttcgtgttagcaacgtcatcaggtttgagccccgtgagctcacctacaaagttagggttacgctgaaatagcctctcaaggctctcagctaaggtaggaaaaaaaaaaaagcgtttgttGAACTGAGAGATTATTGCACTTCATGTCATCTAACACCTATTGTTAGATGACATCCTAGATGTTGTCTTATACTTATgtactcatttaatttcattcaattttatgCAATACTATGAATTTATTTCGTTCTATTTCACATTTCGTACAACAGACACGCTTTTTGCTCCGAAATATTTGTATTGTATGGACTTGTTTTCTTTTGCTTTTCCGGTGGACATCGTGGATAATAGATATCATTATTATCTAGACTTGTGTTGATAGATGACAGGACtctgggaacgcgaggagcgagtTGTGTGAATTTTTCTAATttgactatagtagaattattttgtccgtgcagtttgggtcataaaaaatcggagcggtgaagcgagtattttgctctctcttccactcacgagccttatggatgggcatagtgatgcgcattattgttgtcgataagcgttatcgatagtgtatttagttttgtcattttgtgggttagtgataaaaattaaagaaacaatCATTTATCGAaaacttacaccacatatcgccgcagcaagttaacgataacggcagaaattaacactttgtaacttttcgggatctattctcatttcagtgaaaaaatttaacacattgttgataataacACGTGCTTATGCTGGTATTTTTTGCCaacaagcaaaatattttaataaattctgacattttggtacaaaacaaaggagtagccattttgtcactaaagaaatttaGAGAGCAAATGCACAAaatcacatttctcttcgacatatgtactataatttgcaggtaggtacaacaaattactcataacataacaatgtctaaCCCCCCTGGTAAACCACCCCGCTCCCGTCCAAATGATgaaatgtctcaccacccttcgtataccaccccgccgccgtgtacatgccttcgatgactcatttgtttttatcgataatggcgttgcgcccgcgcaacatgcccACCGGCCTAGACGGGCTaggttttatgacccaaactgcacggacaaaataattctactatagtgcatagattatacacttaatatatttgaggactagtgtttcttcaggtttgaatgtgtaataacggtgatttattaactgaagtatttgtaaaaaaatgtggggaaatgaaacaaaacgctggacgtagcttctcaggATCTTCCAGTCCactgaaaagtctcagtaaataaccgccaatttactaagattatatttcatcccgtatcatctcatttaattttcatttcatttaattacagtacctattatcattttttataaaaaatatatataaaaggttAGGCTGTACTATGGTATGATATTTATGCCTTTTCTGTTGGAAAAATAGCACTACTGTCACCGATCAAAAAtgtcaaattgaaattattgacatatgtatgtagtacataggtaccggtaaaatggggcgattagggattgagaggcgaatcgggaaaaaaccgggaaaatctttcgacgctcaatttaggttttatattcgttgcaaaatcttccgttttttgtagtttaatagtagaatgttgaaatttcacaaaacaaatctgaatatgcatgataatagctgctaacttataaataatcgcgtttcaaattaacttcctgtggtggtaattattttagttctagaaactttgctttcttttatttatttgataataatagaagacggctatgatttataaacgttatttagtgtttgaaccagcatatatattaaaggtaagtctctgttgttattgattttaatgtatttgattaaataaaaatacatgtaaaaatctgttgtttttggggatattggggacgtcttaggtataaataacaacgaaaaaggggtcaattgggatgagaatacgtgaaatggaaacgacctaagtataaataggtacaggtttgtagggttgtctatgtagttataaaatattttttaaatttgttggtaaaaatctggtttattcgaagcgaaattgggaataagtctttagttgaaatagataagcaatttaatataagtaagtcgattttgcagagacatgtaacaagatcaatgaaatctcaaggtggacaaaaatgtctaagtaatacttaataaaatatttaatatttgttcagagtgggggtattcatctgattaatccatggaataaccgacacacctaatctcttaacccagatagaaatatcagcccctaagtacttaccaagaacggagaaatataaaccgtttctaagaaagcccactatatatgtataaataaataaataaataaatatatatattgttgttaatgtactgtcgattgcacctataattgaggtgatgtctgccatgtacttttgtcagttttcattttttttattgatgatcactttgttggtgcaactaaataaataaataaattaaaactatatataaaaataaaagtagtgccaaccctagcaaatttctcatttcgtcccaattaaccgcaattttcgggtaaatagggattagacctctttttgcattttttgcttaaactggaatgctagttgcataattttaaattagacaacaaagatgcccccaagactcaatcattttgatcctgatatagcattatatacatcaacaactaccttaaaattgctcataaagttggaatttgtccctaatcgccccattttacggtacctacaatattaagtgtataatctatggtacctACCGTATGTAATCAGTCcaatttcaattttcaattaatttcatttaatatttttgtgtacatatgtatcaatattaatttataaccaAGTTCGCTAGGTGGTAACTGAACTACATACAAACCCTAAATCGTAGCTAAATATAAAGACCACGTTTCAAAGTTTAATTTGTCGTACATTACACTAATTCATTACATATtggtttgaaaataaaacaaacatttctAACTTTAAAGTAATTTCAGCTAGAAATTATTTCTTCTAAATCATGTTTGTGGTATCTCCTCATATACGCCAGGAATGGAAATGTATGGCTACTCTGATTGCAAGATTTTCAAATAAACCCACATCATCCGAGGTTCTAACAGCCTATTTAACTCAGTGTAACGAACCACCTTGGACTTCTTATTTTGTAAAGGTGATATCCTGCAAACCATGTGCGatttgaaatttcaaaatttaacagcaataaataaatattaagttataTAACACTATTTAGACATCTAttacagtataataatattcattctTTTCAGTACAGTTATGTGAAAGATGATCAGTTTGGAATGTCAAATTTTAATTGGAAGGTTGGTAATTCCAACTATCAAATATTAAGAACTGGTTGTTTTCCATATATAAAATATCACTGTTCTAGAAAAAAGGCAGAAGACTTAAATATGTCAGATAAATTTATGAGAATTATAAAGGTTGCAAATTTAGGTATGTAACTATAAAAATTTTTGTAGttcaatttataaatacattttttatatattattcattACTATTAACTGAAGGCCCAACTTATGTTTATAGTGTTCAGTTTACGGTTCAGATTTTGTTTGCTTGAATTCATGTTGATTTTCATTCGATACTTACTACATATTAGTTAGTAGATATAAAATTTTTGGACATTGTTGAAAAAATGAATAAGGcacaaaagtaatttataaacTTACAGTTTTAGTAAGTAGGCAGATGAGTCCCTGAGGTGATGTTGA
Coding sequences:
- the Bmp-005136 gene encoding uncharacterized protein LOC100101190 isoform X6; its protein translation is MVPTYSYVKDDQFGMSNFNWKVGNSNYQILRTGCFPYIKYHCSRKKAEDLNMSDKFMRIIKVANLGIPCLLYGLAATQLIRHEELVHTSKGPVPIYFLLPEDKGSLH
- the Bmp-005136 gene encoding uncharacterized protein LOC100101190 isoform X5 — protein: MFVVSPHIRQEWKCMATLIARFSNKPTSSEVLTAYLTQCNEPPWTSYFVKYSYVKDDQFGMSNFNWKGAPRQPVGRRRHPARAVGVDNRAGEGIPCLLYGLAATQLIRHEELVHTSKGPVPIYFLLPEDKGSLH
- the Bmp-005136 gene encoding uncharacterized protein LOC100101190 isoform X1; translation: MFVVSPHIRQEWKCMATLIARFSNKPTSSEVLTAYLTQCNEPPWTSYFVKYSYVKDDQFGMSNFNWKVGNSNYQILRTGCFPYIKYHCSRKKAEDLNMSDKFMRIIKVANLGIPCLLYGLAATQLIRHEELVHTSKGPVPIYFLLPEDKGSLH
- the Bmp-005136 gene encoding uncharacterized protein LOC100101190 isoform X7; this translates as MSNFNWKVGNSNYQILRTGCFPYIKYHCSRKKAEDLNMSDKFMRIIKVANLGIPCLLYGLAATQLIRHEELVHTSKGPVPIYFLLPEDKGSLH